GTTCCGCCGCGGCTGAGCTTTAGCGTTATGCCTCAATCTTCAGGTAGGAGTTTTTTATGAGTTCAAAGTATTCTGGTCAGTGTCTTTGTGGGGAAATCAGCTACTCTGTTGACGTCGAGCCAGTATTTACTGGTAATTGTCACTGCAAAGATTGCCAAAGATCATCAGGCAGTGCGTTCATTCCGGCGATGATTTTCCCTGAGAAAAATGTTGCTGTTTCAGGTGAAGTAAAATATTTCGAATCTCAGGCTGACAGCGGAAATATGCACAAAAGAGGTTTCTGCCCGAATTGTGGTTCTCAATTGTTTGCTTGGTTCAGCAATATGCCAGGAATGCTGGGTATAAAGGCTGGAACTTTGAATGACGCATCAAGCTATGTTCCAAAGTTGGATTTCTATGTGAGCAGTGTTGCACCTTGGGACTTTATGAACCCAGCACTACCTAAAAAGCAAGGGGCAGCACAAAGCTGATGGCAGTGCTTAACAATTCATTCCAGTGGATTGTCAAAAAGCTGCGCTTTTTTCCGCTCGCTGAATTCAGACGTTAGACCCCAATCATCAGTGTCACGGAGAAACCAGATGAGTAGCTATACCGGCTTATACACACAGCAGTTGAGTAACGGAACGATTTATAGTGTTCAGGTTGTCGATCCAGGCGGCAATTCATTACCGCTCGAACCTGCCGTGTACGTCGCTCGCCAGATAAAACCGCTAATTGATGAGCTGCCTGACGTCGCAAACTATAAGCCAGCGCCGCCAAAGCCAAAGATTTCGCCTGTGATACTTGCGCTTGCTGATTGGGTTGAAGGCAAAGAGGTCCCCGGTGAAGTTCTCAACAAGATGCAGCAATTCGGGTTTATATTTCCGGATCAAGATGGTCAATTAAAATTAACGCCAAGCGGTGCGCAAACTCTCCGTGAAATCGGCCGAGTCTAACAGCTCGTCCAAGCGGGCGCGTGAAAAGCCGCGCGCCGCTTAACTACGGCATTATAAGCTCAAGGAAAATCTGTGAGTAAGTCAAAGAAAATCATCGACAATCCGACAAGTGCCGAGTTGATAAAGCAATTTGAAGCGTTTGAAAGCTTGGAGGCTCTATACAAGGCTTTTCCGATCGCTCGCAGCCTGTTCCCTGGCATGGAACAGGCCTTCACTGAATTCAAGAAGATTAAGGAACAAGCAGAAATACTGAAGGTGCCTGATCGGTTCAATGAACGTTTTGCGAACCTGGGATTCATCGCATATGAATCAATGAATATAGAAGTAATGCAGGAAGCAATAAAAATTTACGACACCGATGGAAAGGATGCAGCGGAACAATACCTGGCCGACTCTTATGATGCAGATTGTTTAGAATGGGGCATACGCTGGTTTAATAGTAGCCCAGAGTTTCGTCGTCGAATCCGCCTCGCTGAACTTGCAAGGGTGGATTACCTGGCAGGTCGTCATCATGCTTGCATTCCTCTACTTCTGAGTATGCTAGATGGGCTCGTAAATGATGTTTCAAATCATGTTGGTTTTTTTGCTGAATCAACAGACGTAACTGCTTGGGATTGTATTGCAGCACATGAATCTGGGCTGCAATCATTGGTTTTGCTCATGACGAAGGGACGAAACAAGACAAATGATGAAAGTATTTCCATTCCCTTCAGGCATGGAATACTACACGGAAGGGAGCTTGCCTTTGATAACAAGCTCGTAGCAGCAAAAGTCTGGGCAGCTCTATTTGCGGCTAGAGATTGGGCTGTCGCATTAGCGGATAGCAAAAAAATACCTAAGCCAAAAGAAGAAAAGTCATGGTCAGAAATATTCGCTCAATTAGCCGAAAATAATCGTCAGAAAAAGCTATTGGAGGAATGGAAGCCACGCAACAATCATGAAATTCCATATTTACCTCATACAGGTGAAGCAAGTCACCTGCCATCAGGAACACCTGAGAGAGCTGTGGCAGAGTTTATAGAAAACTGGATAGCCAAAAGATATGGTTTGATAGCGAAATCACTTTTATATTTCACCGACGATTCAATAGGAAAGAAATCGGGAAGAGCTAGGGAGGATTTCGGAAGCTGGGTGCCCATATCCTTCAAAGTGCTTTCTATTGAAGATCAGGCGGCGGCTGTATCGCATGTTGAAGTAGAGTTAACGTTTGAGAGGGAAAATGAGCCAATTTTCAAACATGCTTCTGTTCGAGCTATTTATCAAGATACTGAAAACAATGCATTGATCAGAACTGAGTCTGATGGTGTTTGGAATATCGTTCAGAACTCCTTCACGGATATATTGTATGCAAGTCGCTTATAACAAGGCGCTTACCCGACCAAAAACCGCTACACGGTTTTCGTCGGGTGAGCTTTGTCGTTAGCCATAATGGGAAATTTAGATCGTGCACCAATATTTAGAGTCAACGGAGTACATAGACTGGAAGACACCAGCAGTGTTGGCCAAGGCAAAATCACTGGCTGATGGTGCTGATTGTGTCGAGGTGATTGCCGAGAAGTGCTTTCTATTTGTCCGAGACAGAATCGAGCATAGCTGGGACTACGAGCGTGATCCTGTTACATGTAAAGCCTCTGATGTTCTGGAGCACGGAACAGGTTACTGCTATGCGAAGAGTCATCTACTTGCGGCATTACTGCGTGCGAACGGTATTCCAGCCGGGCTGTGCTATCAGCGGTTGACCATTAGCAATGACAAGCCGCCATTTTGCCTGCATGGGTTAAATGCCGTGTATTTAGAAGATCATGGTTGGTATCGGATTGATGCCAGAGGAAACAAAGAAGGGGTCTCGGCTGATTTCTGTCCTCCGGTTGAACGGTTGGCATTCCCAATAATCTCAGAT
This region of Halothiobacillus neapolitanus c2 genomic DNA includes:
- a CDS encoding GFA family protein, coding for MSSKYSGQCLCGEISYSVDVEPVFTGNCHCKDCQRSSGSAFIPAMIFPEKNVAVSGEVKYFESQADSGNMHKRGFCPNCGSQLFAWFSNMPGMLGIKAGTLNDASSYVPKLDFYVSSVAPWDFMNPALPKKQGAAQS
- a CDS encoding transglutaminase-like domain-containing protein; amino-acid sequence: MHQYLESTEYIDWKTPAVLAKAKSLADGADCVEVIAEKCFLFVRDRIEHSWDYERDPVTCKASDVLEHGTGYCYAKSHLLAALLRANGIPAGLCYQRLTISNDKPPFCLHGLNAVYLEDHGWYRIDARGNKEGVSADFCPPVERLAFPIISDGEADLPEIWASPIGPVLEVLLKRSAYKEVADNLPDIQLALANKAMHATSA